From the genome of Pseudomonas yamanorum, one region includes:
- a CDS encoding membrane-targeted effector domain-containing toxin, translating into MQDAPKQPNAAEAVALKALVPAMVEACPDLYEMATRFARKILTDHAINLDPEQIYFHRFHSSQSNDQTFSGWEHFEHPHDSLTLTQLVITRFTVHDQDNADVLDNDCGFYTAGPEVGTYNQSNEVRLLGSQVMKAFWAFNFLDHYKTAVATFWSSQSEHFRSLAKCTYLAKAIEDREAGRLSDAHFLTVVKAAASNVEWPVTRAMLDASIQPSPALRIRRLQIGSYVSSDILCIVDAYERQIVYVPGELWGFHVMESVVDLHWWVMSQVERPDARKRFMAHFQAMDHDVMEDTAALTSTQEWLLAAFPVTDLLAHVFHEPHRENVGLSHLLDLLFSAWQTNNHQLLEVQQAWVNDDPFTHLRHTTHARMLADAGFMMHTNGELRKKLWMGYLNAFGRVFGPMAAVGWPVALAVVGAGIANVGLNIDQAITGNTPAERKAGVTGAILAGIDTLFNAMFLKGGGDLPDIALTEETVGSETRLGTGTLSRADAPMLSDIAPDRVVAPAQQETLLDSLRTDITEGTRAGTGAREGIIETLSGKTYIYLRQGTTSGYFQVRYVKEVKGWLIIDAQNPYAFSRNVPVRLNAYKRWEPLPAPGLKGGMLRMGPKPWGRATDPLPQVDPVTTAYDVPVTERPALRDHADGYGDRHALSETYFAGNEYDDFKALRRRLYNDAKDFFAARPPTVRAPIPTFKPGTSIKEFIQRLLNEGPGIVFGENHSSVGSKRLLIENMPLLAKQKVKTLYLEHVQTDFHQADLELFNRSGKMPERLERYLNSLDNGFGTDPTGRYTFLEVVKSAQRNHIRVQAIDCMASYRKGLADVETFYRQQMMNFFARTVIDADQAARGAHKWVALVGNSHANVHQGVPGLGELEDVVGVRIEDVETGQPRGIEPDPGYVATDKRLTSVEIKNDLRVQMDTPLDVRVAQQLSRYLPEAGMYIHHVEPGYPMFVARSRDGFIKCVLIQHDKAGYLVDRPEWKSVSGKHFKTLEELSRALKSRGMVEVTGPRLSPELPSSPVPASYASNLLLESESVNTQPGRFFQTYTLHSSGSLPNHAILMNGVAYHVRFETAINGPGHLAIVDPLNPDGFNTSLPVRLNARNEWELVDSPGLKGGGENQSKPAVSIAPPAATAGPSSSVRPQPFSAYGISPEVLADHRV; encoded by the coding sequence ATGCAAGACGCACCCAAGCAGCCCAACGCCGCCGAGGCCGTCGCACTCAAGGCGTTGGTCCCGGCCATGGTCGAGGCCTGCCCTGACCTTTACGAAATGGCCACCCGGTTCGCACGCAAAATCCTCACCGATCATGCGATCAACCTTGATCCGGAGCAGATCTACTTCCACCGTTTCCATTCGTCCCAAAGCAACGACCAGACCTTTAGCGGCTGGGAACACTTCGAACATCCCCACGATTCCCTGACCCTGACGCAACTGGTGATCACCCGCTTCACCGTGCATGACCAGGACAACGCCGACGTGCTCGACAACGATTGCGGCTTCTACACCGCCGGGCCGGAGGTGGGCACCTACAACCAGAGCAACGAGGTGCGGCTGCTGGGCAGTCAGGTGATGAAAGCCTTCTGGGCCTTCAACTTCCTGGATCATTACAAGACAGCGGTGGCCACGTTCTGGAGCAGCCAAAGCGAGCACTTCCGCAGTCTGGCCAAATGCACGTACCTGGCGAAGGCCATCGAAGACCGCGAAGCCGGGCGGCTGTCGGATGCGCACTTCCTGACGGTGGTGAAAGCGGCAGCCAGTAACGTCGAGTGGCCGGTGACCCGGGCGATGCTCGATGCTTCAATCCAACCTTCTCCAGCCCTGCGCATCCGGCGCTTGCAGATTGGCAGCTACGTCTCCAGCGATATCCTGTGCATCGTCGACGCTTACGAGCGCCAGATCGTTTACGTGCCGGGTGAGCTCTGGGGCTTTCATGTGATGGAAAGCGTGGTCGACCTGCATTGGTGGGTGATGTCCCAGGTCGAGCGACCGGACGCACGCAAACGTTTCATGGCGCATTTCCAGGCGATGGACCACGATGTTATGGAAGACACGGCCGCCCTCACGTCCACCCAGGAATGGCTGCTGGCCGCTTTTCCGGTGACGGATCTGTTGGCCCACGTGTTCCACGAACCGCACCGGGAAAACGTCGGCCTCAGCCACCTGCTGGACCTGCTGTTCAGTGCCTGGCAAACCAACAACCACCAGCTACTCGAGGTGCAGCAGGCCTGGGTCAACGACGACCCCTTCACCCACCTGCGGCACACCACCCACGCGCGCATGCTCGCCGATGCAGGCTTCATGATGCACACCAATGGCGAACTGCGAAAAAAACTCTGGATGGGCTACCTCAATGCTTTCGGCCGGGTGTTCGGGCCGATGGCCGCGGTCGGCTGGCCGGTGGCGCTGGCCGTGGTGGGCGCGGGCATTGCGAATGTCGGGTTGAATATTGATCAGGCGATCACAGGCAACACGCCGGCCGAACGCAAGGCAGGCGTGACCGGTGCGATCCTCGCGGGCATCGACACCCTGTTCAACGCCATGTTTCTCAAGGGCGGTGGCGACTTGCCGGACATCGCCCTGACCGAAGAGACAGTGGGTTCAGAAACCCGACTGGGGACCGGCACGTTGTCCAGGGCCGACGCGCCAATGCTGTCGGATATTGCCCCCGACCGAGTCGTGGCCCCGGCCCAGCAAGAAACCCTGCTGGACAGCTTGCGCACCGACATCACCGAAGGCACGCGTGCCGGCACCGGGGCCAGGGAGGGCATTATCGAAACCCTGAGCGGCAAGACTTACATCTACCTGCGCCAGGGCACTACGTCCGGCTATTTTCAGGTGCGCTACGTCAAGGAGGTCAAGGGCTGGTTGATCATTGATGCGCAAAACCCCTACGCGTTTTCGCGCAACGTTCCCGTGCGGCTCAATGCCTACAAACGCTGGGAACCCTTGCCAGCCCCCGGTCTCAAGGGCGGCATGTTGCGGATGGGTCCCAAACCCTGGGGCCGGGCGACGGACCCTTTGCCCCAGGTTGACCCAGTGACCACTGCGTACGACGTGCCCGTGACCGAGCGTCCGGCATTGCGAGACCATGCAGACGGCTACGGGGACCGCCACGCCCTCAGCGAAACCTACTTTGCCGGGAATGAATACGACGACTTCAAGGCCCTGCGCCGCCGGCTTTACAACGACGCCAAGGATTTTTTTGCTGCCCGGCCGCCGACTGTCCGCGCGCCCATTCCCACGTTCAAGCCAGGCACATCGATCAAGGAATTTATCCAGCGCCTGCTCAATGAAGGCCCCGGTATCGTATTCGGCGAGAACCATTCCAGCGTGGGCAGCAAGCGCTTGCTGATCGAGAATATGCCGCTGCTGGCCAAGCAGAAGGTCAAGACCTTATACCTGGAGCATGTGCAGACGGATTTTCATCAGGCCGACCTGGAGCTGTTCAACCGCAGCGGCAAAATGCCCGAGCGCCTTGAGCGCTATCTCAACAGCCTGGACAACGGCTTTGGCACCGACCCCACCGGGCGCTATACCTTCCTCGAAGTGGTCAAGAGCGCGCAGCGCAACCATATTCGCGTGCAAGCCATCGACTGCATGGCCAGCTATCGCAAGGGGCTCGCTGATGTCGAAACCTTCTACCGGCAACAGATGATGAACTTCTTCGCACGCACTGTGATCGATGCGGACCAGGCGGCCCGTGGCGCGCATAAGTGGGTAGCGTTGGTGGGTAACAGCCACGCCAACGTGCACCAAGGCGTACCGGGGCTCGGCGAGTTGGAGGACGTTGTCGGTGTTCGCATCGAGGACGTGGAAACCGGCCAACCCAGGGGAATCGAGCCGGATCCCGGCTATGTAGCCACTGACAAAAGGCTGACGTCGGTCGAAATCAAAAATGACCTGCGCGTGCAGATGGACACGCCCCTGGACGTGCGCGTCGCCCAACAGCTGTCGCGCTACCTGCCGGAGGCTGGCATGTATATCCACCACGTCGAACCCGGTTACCCGATGTTTGTTGCTCGCAGCCGGGATGGATTTATCAAGTGTGTGCTGATCCAGCATGATAAAGCGGGATATCTGGTTGACCGGCCGGAATGGAAGTCGGTCAGCGGCAAGCATTTCAAGACCCTCGAAGAGCTGAGCCGGGCACTCAAGTCCCGAGGAATGGTCGAGGTGACAGGCCCACGACTCTCTCCTGAACTGCCATCCAGCCCGGTACCCGCGTCCTATGCCAGCAACCTGTTGCTGGAAAGCGAGAGCGTGAATACCCAGCCTGGGCGGTTTTTCCAGACCTA
- the treR gene encoding trehalose operon repressor has protein sequence MSKYNQIYTDLLASITTERLQRGTRLPSETELMDAYQASRGTVRRAIEQLQERGFAQKIHGKGTFVLSPNPIEFQLGGIVSFRETHAALGDDVSTEVVEFSQFPLEGPLMQHIEAEAGSLITRVKRVRRIDGKRVILDINHFVADLIPGLDREIAEQSIYAFIEQTLQLQISYAQRTIEALPRGKDDQTHLDLEGQSHVIVVSNQTFLQDGRQFEYTESRHTLDKFYFSDIARR, from the coding sequence ATGAGTAAATACAACCAGATCTATACCGATCTGCTTGCCAGCATCACCACCGAACGCCTGCAACGCGGCACGCGCCTGCCCTCCGAAACCGAACTGATGGACGCCTACCAGGCCAGCCGTGGCACGGTGCGCCGGGCGATCGAGCAATTGCAGGAGCGCGGGTTCGCGCAAAAGATCCACGGCAAGGGCACGTTCGTGCTGTCGCCCAACCCCATCGAGTTCCAACTCGGCGGTATCGTCAGCTTTCGCGAGACCCATGCCGCCCTCGGCGATGACGTCAGCACCGAAGTGGTGGAGTTCAGCCAATTCCCCCTGGAAGGCCCGCTGATGCAACACATCGAAGCCGAAGCGGGCAGCCTGATTACTCGGGTCAAGCGGGTGCGGCGGATCGACGGCAAACGGGTGATCCTCGACATCAACCACTTCGTCGCCGACCTGATTCCGGGGCTGGACCGGGAGATTGCCGAGCAGTCGATCTATGCGTTTATCGAGCAGACGCTGCAGCTGCAAATCAGCTATGCCCAGCGCACCATCGAAGCGCTGCCGCGGGGGAAGGACGACCAGACACACCTGGACCTCGAAGGTCAGAGCCATGTGATCGTGGTGAGCAACCAGACGTTTTTGCAGGATGGACGGCAGTTCGAGTACACCGAGTCGCGGCATACGCTGGATAAGTTTTACTTTTCGGATATCGCGCGACGCTGA
- a CDS encoding DUF1120 domain-containing protein yields the protein MNKIFTSLTTALLLGNSATASAAATVDLTVKGRITPNACQLQLANGGAVDHGKLAAKDLNIEEITVLDQYRRQLSVRCEGPTLLALNTVDNQAGSALVPSLHGLGLVNGREKLGYLAFSLADPVSESGPMRPIVSGNKGATWNTGTAVTHGLLTSVTHAENPRHTPVAITTLDAQLVFYTYIAPSNTLTLTEEVPLDGDVTLEMKYL from the coding sequence ATGAACAAGATATTCACCTCACTCACCACGGCGTTATTGCTGGGTAACAGTGCAACGGCCTCTGCCGCCGCTACCGTAGACCTGACCGTCAAAGGCCGTATCACTCCGAATGCCTGCCAGCTCCAACTCGCCAACGGCGGGGCGGTTGATCACGGCAAACTGGCGGCCAAGGACTTGAATATTGAAGAAATAACAGTCCTGGACCAATACCGCCGGCAATTAAGCGTGAGGTGCGAAGGACCGACACTGCTGGCCCTGAACACCGTCGATAATCAGGCAGGCTCCGCATTGGTGCCTAGCCTCCATGGCCTCGGCCTGGTCAACGGCCGCGAAAAACTTGGCTACCTCGCCTTTAGCCTGGCCGACCCGGTCAGCGAGTCCGGCCCAATGCGCCCCATTGTATCCGGCAACAAAGGGGCCACCTGGAATACCGGCACCGCCGTCACCCATGGCTTGTTGACCTCCGTCACCCACGCCGAAAACCCGCGTCACACTCCGGTAGCAATCACCACGCTGGATGCGCAGCTTGTGTTTTATACCTACATCGCCCCCTCCAATACGCTGACCCTGACCGAAGAAGTGCCCCTGGACGGTGACGTCACCCTGGAAATGAAATACCTCTAG